In the genome of Desulfovibrio aminophilus DSM 12254, one region contains:
- a CDS encoding lysylphosphatidylglycerol synthase transmembrane domain-containing protein — protein MESTTPSPRPRSRAAVLKAAIFLATACGIIIALFSLADFSRLTASLAQARPGPILAAALLQALAAALRAERLRRILGGSPAFGRVFHIANTGNMVNCLIPLRAGEFCMTFLLAGSLKHGASEALSKIFVDRLLDLMTVTLLFIATALSLPGDATAAPGLRGAAAVCAVILPATWLLLFLLSRFQTPMLRLLKRLAAPFRFLPWDSLEGRIRSGIAGLDVLFRPRELFLLLLRSLLIWTLIAASYHFGMAALFPPPAFQAALLAMCLTVVGLMAVAAPAGIGAVHGAIVLALSLFGVPVDQGLAFALLYHALVTTLNVALGLVGTHALGLRPGRLLRLSARRGADSPDEAAPR, from the coding sequence ATGGAGAGCACCACACCATCCCCCCGGCCGCGTTCCCGCGCGGCGGTCCTGAAGGCCGCGATCTTCCTCGCCACGGCCTGCGGCATCATCATCGCCCTGTTCTCCCTGGCCGACTTCTCCCGCCTCACCGCCTCCCTGGCCCAGGCCCGCCCGGGACCGATCCTGGCCGCGGCCCTGCTGCAGGCGCTCGCCGCGGCCCTGCGCGCCGAACGGCTGCGCCGCATCCTGGGCGGCTCCCCGGCCTTCGGCCGGGTCTTCCACATCGCCAACACGGGCAACATGGTCAATTGCCTCATCCCCCTGCGCGCGGGGGAGTTCTGCATGACCTTCCTGCTGGCCGGGAGCCTGAAACACGGCGCGAGCGAGGCGCTCTCGAAAATCTTCGTGGACCGCCTGCTGGACCTGATGACCGTGACGCTCCTGTTCATCGCCACGGCTCTGTCCCTGCCCGGCGACGCGACGGCCGCTCCCGGCCTGCGCGGGGCGGCCGCGGTCTGCGCCGTGATCCTGCCCGCGACCTGGCTCCTGCTCTTCCTGCTCTCCCGCTTCCAGACCCCCATGCTGCGCCTGCTGAAACGCCTGGCCGCGCCCTTCCGCTTCCTGCCCTGGGACTCGCTGGAGGGCAGGATCCGCTCCGGCATCGCGGGCCTCGACGTCCTCTTCCGGCCCCGGGAGCTGTTCCTCCTGCTTCTCCGCTCCCTGCTCATCTGGACCCTCATCGCGGCCTCCTACCATTTCGGCATGGCCGCCCTCTTCCCGCCGCCCGCCTTCCAGGCCGCGCTCCTGGCCATGTGCCTCACCGTGGTGGGCCTGATGGCCGTGGCGGCCCCGGCCGGGATCGGCGCCGTCCACGGGGCCATCGTCCTGGCCCTCTCCCTGTTCGGCGTGCCGGTGGACCAGGGCCTGGCCTTCGCCCTGCTCTACCACGCCCTGGTCACGACGCTGAACGTGGCCCTGGGGCTCGTCGGGACACACGCCCTCGGGCTCAGGCCCGGCCGCCTGCTGCGCCTCTCGGCGCGGCGCGGCGCGGACTCTCCGGACGAGGCGGCCCCGCGCTGA
- a CDS encoding B12-binding domain-containing radical SAM protein yields the protein METVLLLNPPGKKRYIRDYFCSKVSKSGYLYPPTDLLLQSGLLARDFRVSALDAVAEGLSPEAAIERVAASRPDHLLTLAGAVSLGEDAEFLARLRRAVPSIRSAVGIGDLFLENPAAALERFAGLDAVAVDFTADGPGRFFAGRDDHGLATRGGGPGAAPARGEFSIPVPRHDLFASPRYRYPFVRRRPFAVVLTNFGCPYRCSFCVMPGLGFKSRAVENVLEELDLLKARGCRDLYFNDQTFGADRPRTRALLEAMIRRKYGFGFVCFTRVDLMNREFLLLLRRAGCHTVMFGAESADDALLESYSKNITAGGVMAARAACRELGLRTVATFILGLPGETEESALATIAFAKRLDPDFASFNLAVPRMGTPLRREALDRGYADPENREMDQSGSRASLATESLAAERAEALRNRASREFYLRPGKILGRLLDVRTTVDALNLTRDGLGVMADAARGLWRERKGSGR from the coding sequence GTGGAAACCGTCCTGCTGCTCAATCCCCCGGGGAAGAAACGCTATATCCGGGACTATTTCTGCAGCAAGGTCTCCAAGAGCGGCTATCTCTACCCGCCCACGGACCTGCTCCTGCAAAGCGGCCTCCTGGCCCGGGACTTCCGGGTGTCGGCCCTGGACGCCGTGGCCGAGGGACTCTCGCCCGAGGCCGCGATTGAGCGCGTCGCCGCGTCGCGGCCGGACCATCTGCTGACCCTGGCCGGGGCGGTCTCCCTGGGCGAGGACGCGGAATTCCTGGCGCGGCTGCGGCGCGCGGTCCCGTCCATCCGCTCGGCGGTGGGCATCGGCGACCTCTTCCTGGAGAACCCGGCGGCCGCCCTGGAACGATTCGCGGGCCTGGACGCCGTGGCCGTGGACTTCACCGCCGACGGCCCGGGACGCTTCTTCGCCGGGCGCGACGATCACGGCCTGGCCACGCGCGGCGGCGGTCCGGGCGCGGCCCCGGCCCGGGGCGAGTTCTCCATCCCCGTGCCGCGCCACGACCTCTTCGCCTCCCCGCGCTACCGCTACCCCTTCGTGCGCCGCCGGCCCTTCGCCGTGGTCCTGACCAACTTCGGCTGTCCCTACCGCTGTTCGTTCTGCGTCATGCCCGGCCTGGGCTTCAAATCCCGGGCGGTGGAGAACGTGCTGGAGGAGCTGGACCTGCTCAAGGCCCGGGGCTGCCGCGACCTCTACTTCAACGACCAGACCTTCGGCGCGGACCGGCCCCGGACGCGGGCCCTGCTGGAGGCCATGATCCGCCGGAAATACGGCTTCGGCTTCGTCTGTTTCACCCGCGTGGACCTCATGAACCGGGAGTTCCTGCTTCTGCTCCGGCGGGCGGGCTGCCACACGGTCATGTTCGGGGCCGAGAGCGCCGACGACGCCTTGCTCGAATCCTACTCCAAGAACATCACCGCCGGGGGCGTCATGGCCGCCCGCGCGGCCTGCCGGGAGCTGGGCCTGCGCACGGTGGCCACCTTCATCCTCGGCCTGCCCGGCGAGACCGAGGAGAGCGCGCTGGCGACCATCGCCTTCGCCAAGCGCCTGGACCCGGACTTCGCCTCCTTCAACCTGGCCGTGCCGCGCATGGGCACGCCCCTGCGCCGGGAAGCCCTGGACCGGGGCTACGCCGACCCCGAAAACCGGGAGATGGACCAGTCCGGCTCACGGGCCTCGCTGGCCACGGAGAGCCTCGCGGCCGAGCGGGCCGAGGCCCTACGCAACCGCGCCAGCCGGGAGTTCTACCTGCGGCCCGGGAAGATCCTCGGCAGGCTTCTGGACGTGCGCACCACGGTGGACGCCCTGAACCTGACCCGCGACGGGCTGGGGGTCATGGCCGACGCCGCGCGCGGCCTGTGGCGGGAACGGAAGGGGTCCGGGCGCTAG
- a CDS encoding glycosyltransferase family 9 protein, which produces MPVQFMRFIDFWLGAPCCLLLTLWLRVARLFRRPRPRPERLRRVIFIQLAESGAFVAAQAAMRRLEERHPGAEPWVLTFGLGGQVLDALRFPRDRRIVIRTDGLWTFCRDTLAAIARMRALAPDATVNLETFARFSTLLAALSGAPIRAGFFRFHDEGRYTGGLLTHRLVYSPHLHAAQTYAALVESLAEEPGPEPAAKVAVPLEDLELPRVPSDPALRARVEEMLRSLCPGWEPSWRLVLLNVNASDMAPNRRWPEANYLELAARLAEPPDVLVGFIGAPGERAAVERLLRELPHPRVHNLAGRTGLPDLMELFHAADLLVTNDSGPAHLAGAAEIDVIVLFGPETPKIFRPLGPRVRAVSLELACSPCISAYNQKRSPCRDNRCMKGISVESVLGMAQVALGRRP; this is translated from the coding sequence ATGCCGGTTCAGTTCATGCGGTTCATCGACTTCTGGCTGGGCGCGCCCTGCTGCCTGCTGCTCACGCTCTGGCTGCGGGTCGCGCGCCTGTTCCGACGTCCCCGGCCGCGTCCCGAGCGCCTGCGCCGCGTGATCTTCATCCAACTGGCCGAGTCCGGGGCCTTCGTGGCCGCGCAGGCGGCCATGCGCCGCCTGGAGGAACGCCACCCCGGGGCCGAGCCCTGGGTTCTGACCTTCGGCCTGGGCGGACAGGTGCTCGACGCCCTGCGCTTTCCCCGCGACCGGCGCATCGTCATCCGCACCGACGGCCTCTGGACCTTCTGCCGCGACACCCTGGCCGCCATCGCCCGCATGCGCGCCCTGGCCCCCGACGCCACGGTCAACCTGGAGACCTTCGCCCGCTTCAGCACGCTCCTGGCCGCCCTGTCCGGGGCCCCGATCCGGGCGGGCTTCTTCCGTTTCCACGACGAGGGCCGCTACACCGGCGGCCTGCTCACCCACCGGCTGGTCTACTCGCCCCATCTGCACGCGGCCCAGACCTACGCGGCCCTGGTGGAGTCCCTGGCCGAGGAGCCGGGCCCGGAACCGGCGGCCAAGGTCGCCGTGCCCCTGGAGGATCTGGAGTTGCCGCGCGTGCCTTCGGATCCGGCCCTGCGCGCGCGGGTGGAGGAGATGCTGCGGAGCCTGTGCCCCGGCTGGGAGCCCTCCTGGCGGCTCGTGCTGCTGAACGTGAACGCCAGCGACATGGCCCCCAACCGCCGCTGGCCGGAAGCCAACTACCTGGAGCTGGCGGCCCGGCTGGCCGAACCGCCGGACGTGCTGGTGGGCTTCATCGGCGCGCCCGGGGAACGGGCGGCCGTGGAGCGGCTGCTGCGGGAGCTTCCGCATCCCCGCGTCCACAACCTCGCGGGCCGCACCGGCCTGCCGGACCTCATGGAGCTGTTCCACGCCGCCGACCTGCTGGTGACGAACGACTCCGGCCCGGCGCATCTGGCGGGCGCGGCCGAGATCGACGTGATCGTCCTCTTCGGCCCGGAAACGCCGAAGATCTTCCGGCCCCTGGGGCCCCGGGTGCGGGCCGTGAGCCTGGAGCTGGCCTGCAGCCCGTGCATCTCGGCCTACAACCAGAAGCGCTCGCCCTGCCGGGACAACCGCTGCATGAAGGGCATTTCCGTGGAGTCGGTGCTCGGGATGGCCCAGGTCGCCCTCGGGCGGCGGCCCTAG
- the cysC gene encoding adenylyl-sulfate kinase, giving the protein MTNDDPDGKTLTEQCRHASNAATCPPPAQVLRRHREAANGHRSLALWFTGLSGSGKSTLAHALEKRLHDRGVRTYVFDGDKIRHGLCADLSFSADDRTENVRRIAESVKLFLDAGIVCFCAFISPMRADRENVRRILGDADFHEVYVRCSLEECERRDIKGYYRLARQGRIKNYTGISAPYEAPENPALTLDTDALGLEACLDRLEAFLAGNGLPPR; this is encoded by the coding sequence ATGACGAACGACGACCCCGACGGGAAGACCCTGACCGAGCAGTGCCGGCACGCGAGCAACGCCGCCACCTGCCCGCCTCCGGCGCAGGTTCTGCGTCGCCACCGCGAGGCCGCCAACGGACACCGCTCCCTGGCCCTCTGGTTCACCGGCCTGTCCGGCTCGGGCAAGTCCACCCTGGCCCATGCCCTGGAGAAGCGCCTGCACGACCGGGGCGTGCGCACCTACGTCTTCGACGGGGACAAGATCCGCCACGGGCTTTGCGCCGACCTGAGCTTCAGCGCCGACGACCGCACCGAGAACGTGCGCCGCATCGCCGAGTCCGTGAAGCTCTTCCTGGACGCCGGGATCGTCTGCTTCTGCGCCTTCATCTCGCCCATGCGCGCGGACCGGGAGAACGTGCGCCGCATCCTCGGCGACGCCGACTTTCACGAGGTCTACGTGCGCTGCTCCCTGGAGGAGTGCGAACGCCGGGACATCAAGGGCTATTACCGCCTGGCCCGCCAGGGCAGGATCAAGAACTACACCGGGATTTCCGCGCCCTACGAGGCGCCCGAGAATCCCGCCCTGACGCTGGACACGGACGCCTTGGGCCTGGAGGCCTGCCTGGACCGCCTGGAAGCCTTTCTGGCCGGGAACGGGCTGCCGCCGCGCTGA
- a CDS encoding GntR family transcriptional regulator, with protein sequence MAEDGRMKDLLRRSRSPLYLQVACAIRSRIDSGEWVPGARIPSLDELAQEHGVSRITARQAVTSLVEERRLVRQQGTGTFVAEADPNRRLRMSTSWESLTRMIAGTSLDILAERREAPPPPLDDVPGRPAAAYQYMRRVHGRDGRPYAVLDIYLDQEVFDRAPDLYRSITVLSVLNDREEVTEGAQTLTISTADPESARCLDIAVDAPVALVRRHVLGAEGRLLYFANVVYRGDSISFDIDLVCKGRKG encoded by the coding sequence ATGGCTGAGGACGGACGGATGAAGGACTTGCTGCGGCGCAGCCGCAGTCCGCTCTATCTCCAGGTGGCCTGCGCCATCCGCAGCCGCATCGACAGCGGCGAGTGGGTTCCCGGCGCGCGCATCCCCAGCCTGGACGAGCTGGCCCAGGAGCACGGCGTCTCGCGGATCACGGCCCGCCAGGCCGTGACCAGCCTGGTGGAGGAGCGCCGTCTCGTCCGGCAGCAGGGCACGGGAACCTTCGTGGCCGAGGCGGATCCCAATCGGCGGTTGCGCATGAGCACGAGCTGGGAGTCGCTGACGCGCATGATCGCGGGCACCTCCCTGGACATCCTCGCGGAGCGCCGGGAGGCGCCCCCGCCGCCCCTGGACGACGTGCCCGGACGCCCGGCGGCGGCCTACCAGTACATGCGCCGGGTCCACGGCCGGGACGGCCGCCCCTACGCCGTGCTGGACATCTACCTGGACCAGGAGGTCTTCGACCGCGCCCCGGATCTCTACCGGAGCATCACCGTGCTCTCCGTGCTCAACGACCGGGAAGAGGTGACCGAGGGCGCGCAGACCCTGACCATCAGCACGGCCGACCCGGAGTCCGCCCGCTGCCTGGACATCGCGGTGGACGCCCCGGTGGCCCTGGTGCGCCGCCATGTCCTGGGCGCGGAAGGGCGGCTGCTCTATTTCGCCAACGTGGTCTACCGCGGCGACTCCATCAGCTTCGACATCGATCTCGTCTGCAAGGGCCGCAAGGGCTGA